A single region of the Vicia villosa cultivar HV-30 ecotype Madison, WI linkage group LG4, Vvil1.0, whole genome shotgun sequence genome encodes:
- the LOC131598708 gene encoding probable sulfate transporter 3.5, with amino-acid sequence MEVTHDNGVNFTAQRGFGTKLKSGLKETFFPDDPFRQIMEEGKPSRRLIKGVQYFVPIFEWLPNYNLKLFFSDLIAGLTIASLAIPQGISYAKLANLPPLIGLYSSFVPPLVYAVFGSSRHVAVGTIAAASLLIGETISSVADHVKEPALYLHLVFTTTFVTGVFQACLGFFRLGILVDFFSHSTITGFMGGTAVILILQQLKGILGLKHFSIKTNVVSVIEAIITNRHEIRWETTVLGIIFLIFLQFTRHLRVKNPKLFWVSAVAPMTTVVVGGLFTYLANGQNHGIQIVGHLDKGLNPWSIQYLNFDSRYLPAVLKAGLITGVLSLAEGIAIGRSFSVTDNTPHDGNKEMIAFGLMNLLGSFTSCYLTSGPFSKTAVNYNAGCKSAMTNVVQAVLLALTLLFFAPLFGHTPLVALSAIIVSAMLGLINYEEAIYLFKVDKFDFVICMSAFLGVAFISMDMGLMISVGLGVLRGLLYLARPASCKLGKLPDSGIYRDVEHYSNASTVSGILALQIGSPVYFSNSTYLKERILRYVKSEQSSSRDNVEYVILDFTGVNSIDTTGIEGLLETNKVLERKGIQMSLVNPRLEVMEKLILSKFVEKIGKEKFYLNLDDAVIASQYSSRSKTNNNEETV; translated from the exons ATGGAAGTAACTCATGATAATGGGGTGAACTTTACAGCCCAAAGAGGGTTCGGAACAAAATTGAAATCTGGATTGAAAGAAACGTTTTTTCCGGATGATCCATTTAGACAAATTATGGAAGAGGGAAAACCGTCTCGTAGGTTGATTAAAGGGGTGCAATATTTTGTACCAATCTTTGAGTGGTTGCCGAATTATAATCTGAAGTTGTTTTTCTCTGACTTGATTGCTGGTCTCACCATTGCTAGCCTTGCCATTCCTCAGGGCATTAGTTATGCCAAACTCGCAAATCTTCCTCCTCTTATCGGCCTTT ATTCAAGTTTTGTGCCACCATTAGTGTATGCTGTTTTTGGGAGTTCAAGGCACGTGGCAGTTGGAACAATAGCAGCTGCATCATTGCTAATTGGTGAAACAATATCATCTGTTGCTGACCATGTAAAAGAACCGGCATTGTATCTTCATTTGGTTTTTACAACAACTTTTGTCACTGGTGTTTTTCAGGCTTGTTTGGGTTTTTTCAG GCTTGGAATACTAGTTGATTTCTTCTCCCATTCTACCATTACTGGATTCATGGGAGGAACTGCAGTGATTCTCATCCTTCAACAATTAAAGGGTATTTTGGGATTGAAACATTTTTCAATCAAAACCAATGTTGTATCAGTGATAGAAGCCATCATCACCAATAGACATGAG ATAAGATGGGAAACCACAGTTCTTGGAATAATCTTccttattttcttgcaatttacaagGCACCTG AGGGTTAAAAATCCAAAACTCTTTTGGGTATCGGCTGTAGCTCCAATGACAACTGTAGTAGTTGGTGGACTTTTTACATATCTTGCCAATGGTCAAAATCATGGAATTCAAATT GTAGGGCATCTAGATAAAGGATTAAACCCTTGGTCAATTCAGTATTTGAATTTTGATAGTAGATATTTACCAGCAGTTTTGAAAGCAGGTTTAATCACTGGAGTTTTGTCATTAGcg GAAGGAATAGCCATTGGAAGAAGCTTTTCTGTTACTGATAATACACCTCATGATGGAAACAAAGAGATGATAGCTTTTGGACTCATGAATTTATTAGGTTCTTTTACATCATGTTACTTGACTAGTg GACCATTTTCCAAGACTGCCGTGAATTATAATGCAGGTTGTAAAAGTGCGATGACAAATGTGGTACAAGCAGTTTTATTGGCTCTCACACTGCTTTTTTTTGCACCATTATTTGGCCACACACCACTTGTTGCTCTATCTGCAATTATTGTGTCTGCAATGTTGGGGCTCATAAATTATGAGGAGGCTATATATCTCTTTAAGGTTGATAAGTTTGATTTTGTCATTTGTATGAGTGCATTCTTAGGTGTTGCCTTTATAAGCATGGATATGGGCCTTATGATCTCT GTTGGACTAGGTGTGCTTAGAGGACTACTATATTTGGCTAGACCTGCATCATGCAAACTTGGAAAGTTACCTGATTCCGGTATATACAGAGATGTTGAACATTATTCTAATGCTTCAACCGTTTCAGGAATTTTAGCTTTACAAATTGGTTCTCCTgtttatttttcaaattctacTTACCTCAAAGAAag GATTTTGAGATATGTTAAAAGTGAACAAAGCTCTTCTAGAGATAATGTGGAATATGTTATTCTGGATTTTACAG GAGTAAATTCCATTGACACTACTGGTATTGAAGGATTATTGGAGACAAATAAAGTGTTAGAAAGAAAAGGAATTCAG atGTCATTAGTAAATCCAAGGCTAGAGGTTATGGAGAAGCTAATACTATCAAAGTTTGTTGAAAAGATTGGGAAGGAAAAATTCTATCTAAATTTGGACGATGCAGTGATAGCAAGTCAATATTCATCAAGATCCAAGACAAATAATAATGAAGAGACAGTTTAA